One Archangium lipolyticum DNA segment encodes these proteins:
- a CDS encoding glutamate--cysteine ligase, giving the protein MSLDLQRTATEPITSVDMLLAGFRSAEKPRSSHLLGLEHEKFVYPLQSARQVPYEGPSGIGALLERLAPAGYTPFRETPTSPAIALQKGMLTISLEPGGQLELSGSPWRTAREAHAENLAHLAEVKAAAEALGLRLVALGYRPFGTPPEMSWMPKTRYVAMRQSLPERGPLAHNMMLMTSTGQVSLDWEDEADCVRKTVLVARLAPLMVALYANSPIVDGKPSGYLSFRSRVWDEVDPTRCGYLRSFFDGSFSYRAYVEWALDAPILFLRRRGEYLRPKMTFRQFMKEGFEGQPADMTDWTDHLSTLFPEVRLKKVVEVRGADCVSAPMTGALAALWRGLLYDRGAMEEGERLLPRLSFEEHLAFHDTSRRQGLAGKLGNHELHRLAAEMVAIARRGLERLDAADAPLLEPLAEVAASGRSPAQAVLEAWEKDPRPEALLARSAL; this is encoded by the coding sequence ATGTCCCTCGACCTCCAGCGCACGGCCACCGAGCCGATCACCTCCGTCGATATGCTGTTGGCCGGCTTCCGGTCCGCGGAAAAGCCTCGCTCCAGCCACCTGTTGGGCCTCGAGCACGAGAAGTTCGTCTACCCGCTCCAGTCCGCGCGGCAGGTGCCCTACGAGGGACCCTCGGGGATCGGCGCGCTGCTCGAGCGGCTGGCTCCGGCCGGCTATACCCCCTTCCGCGAGACGCCGACCTCCCCGGCCATCGCCCTGCAGAAGGGGATGCTCACCATCTCCCTGGAGCCCGGCGGGCAGCTGGAGCTGTCCGGCTCTCCCTGGCGCACCGCGCGCGAGGCCCACGCCGAGAACCTCGCCCACCTCGCCGAGGTGAAGGCCGCCGCCGAGGCGCTCGGTCTGCGGCTGGTGGCCCTGGGCTACCGGCCCTTCGGCACCCCGCCGGAGATGTCGTGGATGCCCAAGACGCGCTACGTCGCCATGCGGCAGAGCCTGCCCGAGCGTGGTCCTCTGGCGCACAACATGATGTTGATGACCTCCACCGGTCAGGTCTCCCTCGATTGGGAGGACGAGGCCGACTGCGTCCGCAAGACGGTGCTGGTGGCGCGTCTGGCCCCCCTCATGGTGGCCCTCTACGCCAACAGCCCCATCGTGGATGGCAAGCCCTCCGGCTACCTGTCCTTCCGCAGCCGGGTGTGGGACGAGGTGGATCCCACCCGCTGTGGCTATCTGCGCTCCTTCTTCGACGGCTCCTTCAGCTACCGCGCCTATGTGGAGTGGGCCCTGGACGCGCCCATCCTCTTCCTGCGCCGCCGGGGTGAGTACCTCCGTCCGAAGATGACCTTCCGCCAGTTCATGAAGGAGGGCTTCGAGGGTCAGCCCGCCGACATGACGGACTGGACGGATCACCTCTCCACGCTCTTCCCCGAGGTGCGGCTGAAGAAGGTGGTGGAGGTGCGCGGGGCGGACTGCGTGTCGGCGCCGATGACGGGCGCGCTCGCCGCGCTCTGGCGCGGGCTGCTGTACGACCGGGGCGCGATGGAGGAGGGGGAACGGCTGCTGCCGCGCCTGTCCTTCGAGGAGCACCTGGCCTTCCACGACACCTCGCGCCGGCAGGGCCTGGCCGGGAAGCTCGGCAACCACGAGCTGCACCGGCTCGCCGCGGAGATGGTGGCCATTGCCCGCCGCGGGCTGGAGCGGCTGGACGCCGCGGATGCGCCGCTGCTGGAGCCGCTCGCCGAGGTGGCCGCCTCGGGCCGCTCTCCGGCCCAGGCCGTGCTCGAGGCGTGGGAGAAGGATCCCCGCCCCGAGGCGCTGCTCGCCCGCAGCGCCCTCTGA